In Silene latifolia isolate original U9 population chromosome X, ASM4854445v1, whole genome shotgun sequence, the following proteins share a genomic window:
- the LOC141620613 gene encoding NAC domain-containing protein 37-like, with translation MAGFNLPVGYKFEPTKELLVGYFLNKRLSNQPLDPCYNDVIMDFDVYSNHPAKIMTLTKRKVEEDGFQQGYFFSPLTKYSKTNKNGKNINRLIPSHGTWSEKAGTKTIRYQNEVIGIHKYYKFNPDSKSKGNVLNKDAWMMHEYSVSDNQDWVLCHITNKKKSHNKSTNKTRKINMVVDQPLDNEAGPSKRSRVDPHTYTACIDDILLNMISAKGGDKCADHGGGVKND, from the coding sequence ATGGCAGGTTTTAATCTACCAGTGGGTTACAAGTTCGAACCGACAAAAGAACTTCTTGTTGGGTATTTCTTGAATAAAAGGCTAAGCAACCAACCATTGGACCCATGCTACAACGATGTTATCATGGACTTTGATGTATACAGTAATCATCCTGCGAAAATCATGACTTTAACTAAAAGAAAGGTAGAAGAAGACGGTTTTCAACAAGGTTACTTCTTCAGCCCTCTCACGAAATATTCTAAGACTAATAAGAATGGCAAAAATATTAACCGTCTTATCCCTAGTCACGGGACTTGGTCAGAGAAAGCCGGTACCAAGACGATACGTTATCAGAACGAGGTTATTGGGATTCACAAGTATTACAAGTTTAACCCGGATTCTAAATCCAAAGGCAACGTGTTGAACAAAGACGCGTGGATGATGCATGAATACTCGGTTTCAGACAATCAAGATTGGGTATTGTGCCATATTACTAACAAGaaaaaatctcataataagaGTACTAATAAGACTCGTAAAATAAACATGGTAGTGGATCAGCCGTTGGATAATGAAGCGGGTCCTAGTAAGAGAAGTCGGGTTGATCCACATACATATACTGCATGCATTGACGAtatattattaaacatgatttctGCCAAGGGTGGGGATAAGTGTGCTGATCATGGAGGAGGAGTAAAAAACGACTAG